In Triticum aestivum cultivar Chinese Spring chromosome 5B, IWGSC CS RefSeq v2.1, whole genome shotgun sequence, the following proteins share a genomic window:
- the LOC123111803 gene encoding L-ascorbate oxidase, translated as MESSLLGAKQLLLCCLFLLWVLAAVAEAKTVHEQWEISYQFTHSDCVRKLAVTINGGTPGPTIRAVQGDTVVVTVKNLLMTENVAIHWHGIRQLGTPWADGTEGVTQCPILPGDTFEYRFVVDRPGTYMYHAHYGMQRSAGLNGMIVVAAAPGGADAEPFAYDGGEHDVLLNDWWHKSTYEQAAGLAAVPIVWVGEPQSLLINGRGRYNCSAMAPDAAACNATHPECAAQVFAVVPGRTYRFRIASVTSLSALNFEIEGHEMTVVETDGHYVKPFVVKNLNIYSGETYSVLIKADQDPNRNYWLASNVVSRKPGTPTGTAVLSYYGGRSSPRAPPPTAPPAGPAWNDSAYRIGQSLATVAHPEHAHPPPPRADRTILLLNSQNKIDGRIKWAINNVSFTLPHTPYLVALKHGLLGDFDQRPPPETYNHTGYDVYGVQANPNATTSDGLYRLAFGSVVDVVLQNANMLAPNNSETHPWHLHGHDFWTLGYGVGRFDPAVHPATYNLRDPVMKNTVAVHPFGWTALRFRADNPGVWAFHCHIEAHFFMGMGVAFEEGIERVGDLPEEIRRCVSTKGGGH; from the exons ATGGAGTCGTCGTTGCTAGGCGCGAAACAGCTTCTCCTCTGCTGCCTCTTCCTCCTGTGGGTGCTGGCCGCCGTCGCCGAGGCCAAGACGGTGCACGAACAATGGGAGATCAGCTACCAGTTCACGCACTCGGACTGCGTGCGCAAGCTGGCCGTCACCATCAACGGCGGCACCCCTGGCCCCACCATCCGCGCCGTCCAGGGCGACACCGTGGTGGTCACCGTCAAGAACCTTCTGATGACGGAGAATGTCGCCATACACTGGCACGGGATCCGGCAGCTGGGCACGCCGTGGGCGGACGGCACGGAGGGCGTCACGCAGTGCCCCATCCTCCCGGGCGACACCTTCGAGTACAGGTTCGTGGTGGACCGGCCGGGCACCTACATGTACCACGCGCACTACGGCATGCAGCGCTCCGCCGGGCTCAACGGCATGATCGTCGTCGCGGCCGCGCCGGGCGGCGCCGACGCCGAGCCGTTCGCgtacgacggcggcgagcacgacgTGTTGCTCAACGACTGGTGGCACAAGAGCACCTACGAGCAGGCCGCGGGGCTCGCCGCCGTCCCCATCGTGTGGGTCGGCGAGCCCCAGTCGCTGCTCATCAACGGCCGCGGCAGGTACAACTGCTCGGCCATGGCGCCGGATGCCGCCGCCTGCAACGCGACGCACCCGGAGTGCGCGGCGCAGGTGTTCGCCGTGGTGCCCGGCAGGACGTACCGCTTCCGGATCGCCAGCGTCACCTCACTCTCCGCCCTCAACTTCGAGATCGAG GGGCACGAGATGACGGTGGTGGAGACGGACGGGCACTACGTGAAGCCGTTCGTGGTGAAGAACCTCAACATCTACTCGGGCGAGACCTACTCCGTGCTCATCAAGGCCGACCAGGACCCCAACCGCAACTACTGGCTCGCCTCCAACGTGGTGAGCCGCAAGCCCGGCACGCCCACCGGCACCGCCGTGCTCAGCTACTACGGCGGCCGCAGcagcccgcgcgcgccgccgcccacgGCGCCCCCCGCCGGCCCTGCCTGGAACGACAGCGCATACCGCATCGGCCAGAGCCTGGCCACGGTGGCGCACCCGGAGCacgcgcacccgccgccgccgcgcgccgaccggaccatcctcctcctcaactcgcAGAACAAGATCGACGGCCGGATCAAGTGGGCCATCAACAACGTCTCCTTCACGCTGCCGCACACGCCTTACCTGGTGGCCCTGAAGCACGGCCTGCTGGGCGACTTCGACCAGCGCCCGCCGCCGGAGACGTACAACCACACCGGGTACGACGTGTACGGCGTGCAGGCCAACCCCAACGCCACCACCAGCGACGGGCTGTACCGGCTGGCGTTCGGGTCCGTGGTGGACGTGGTGCTGCAGAACGCCAACATGCTGGCGCCCAACAACAGCGAGACCCACCCGTGGCACCTCCACGGCCACGACTTCTGGACGCTCGGGTACGGCGTGGGGCGGTTCGACCCGGCGGTGCACCCGGCCACCTACAACCTCAGGGACCCCGTGATGAAGAACACGGTGGCGGTGCACCCCTTCGGCTGGACGGCGCTGCGGTTCCGGGCCGACAACCCCGGCGTGTGGGCCTTCCACTGCCACATCGAGGCGCACTTCTTCATGGGCATGGGCGTCGCCTTCGAGGAGGGCATCGAGCGCGTCGGCGACCTCCCGGAGGAGATCAGGCGCTGCGTCAGCACCAAGGGCGGCGGCCACTAA